A region from the Candidatus Electrothrix scaldis genome encodes:
- a CDS encoding FAD-dependent oxidoreductase has product MDKVYGAYLCTGCSIGDVLDVDGLKSAASETGMEMQEHACLCGEEGQALIKKDIEEKGVNTVVVCACSPRVMQDTFSYGEGTITIRGNLREHVAWTAQPDEEDETAAEFLQEVGEDYVRMAVTRAKKSEVPVPYQMEQITKSILVMGGGIAGLTAATEAAKAGYEVTIIEKTDKLGGKALGWRKMFPTSYPYSELEEPNIEQMIAAVTSNDKITIKTETEVARISGAPGEFRVTLKAAGTKSEWDAPAKVGVDERDKIEKGEMEDPNDGLKVYTETNPDAELVGAVVLATGWRPADVSEFEHLGHGTLQNVVTNAEFERLAKQGKVPAKVAFIQSPGSTDNDRDFPYCNSVTSMVALKQAQYVCDDNGDDAQAYILYQHMRTPGNTELFYKGMQQRDGVFMTKATVTKVEEAGGSLKVSAENTLLGEDLELNVDMVVLAAGMVPTTVDESTINLAYRQGPGFLDLDLFDGYADSHFICFPYETRRTGVYACGGVRKAETMEETIDDATGAALKAIQCIESADRGVAVHPRSGDQTYPDFFFQRCTQCKRCTEECPFGALDDDAKGTPLPNPTRCRRCGTCMGACPERIIGFADYNVDMIGSMVKSIEVPDDDEDKLRIAVFVCENDAYPAIDMSGMRHNKMNTLVRFIPVRCLGSVNMVWIKDAMSSGMDGVLLLGCRYGDNYQCHFVKGSEIASKRMENIGETLGTLGLEPERCAAEQVAISDYDKIPEIIDEFVESIIEMGPNPFKGF; this is encoded by the coding sequence ATGGATAAAGTATATGGTGCGTATCTTTGCACAGGGTGCAGTATCGGTGACGTTCTTGATGTTGATGGTCTGAAGAGCGCTGCTTCTGAAACCGGTATGGAGATGCAGGAGCATGCCTGTCTCTGCGGTGAAGAAGGTCAGGCTCTGATCAAGAAGGATATAGAGGAAAAAGGTGTTAACACTGTTGTTGTTTGCGCCTGTTCTCCTCGGGTAATGCAGGACACCTTCAGCTATGGCGAAGGAACTATTACCATTCGTGGTAACCTGCGTGAGCATGTTGCATGGACTGCTCAGCCAGATGAGGAAGACGAGACAGCAGCCGAGTTCCTGCAGGAAGTCGGTGAGGACTATGTCCGCATGGCGGTAACCCGCGCTAAGAAGAGCGAGGTGCCTGTTCCTTATCAGATGGAACAGATCACCAAGAGCATTCTGGTGATGGGTGGTGGTATTGCCGGTTTGACTGCTGCAACTGAAGCAGCAAAGGCTGGCTACGAAGTAACCATCATAGAAAAAACTGACAAGCTGGGCGGTAAGGCTCTGGGATGGCGTAAGATGTTCCCTACTTCTTATCCGTACAGCGAGCTGGAAGAACCGAACATCGAGCAGATGATCGCAGCTGTTACCAGCAATGATAAAATCACCATTAAAACGGAAACTGAGGTTGCCCGTATTAGCGGTGCGCCTGGTGAATTCCGGGTTACCCTGAAGGCCGCTGGTACTAAGTCTGAGTGGGATGCTCCGGCAAAAGTTGGTGTTGACGAGCGTGATAAGATTGAGAAAGGGGAGATGGAAGATCCCAATGACGGTCTGAAAGTCTACACCGAGACCAACCCTGATGCTGAGTTAGTTGGCGCTGTTGTACTGGCTACAGGCTGGCGTCCGGCAGATGTTTCTGAATTCGAGCACTTGGGACACGGCACCCTGCAGAACGTTGTGACCAATGCTGAGTTTGAGCGTCTGGCAAAACAGGGGAAAGTACCTGCCAAGGTTGCCTTTATTCAGAGCCCTGGTAGCACCGATAATGATCGTGACTTCCCGTACTGTAACTCTGTTACCTCTATGGTTGCTCTGAAGCAGGCTCAGTATGTCTGTGATGACAACGGTGATGATGCGCAGGCCTATATTCTCTATCAACATATGCGTACCCCGGGGAATACCGAGTTGTTCTATAAGGGGATGCAGCAGCGTGATGGTGTCTTCATGACCAAGGCGACTGTCACCAAGGTGGAAGAAGCTGGCGGGAGCCTAAAGGTGAGTGCCGAGAATACCCTGCTGGGCGAAGACCTTGAGCTTAACGTGGACATGGTTGTGTTGGCGGCTGGTATGGTTCCGACCACCGTAGACGAGTCCACCATTAACCTGGCCTATCGTCAGGGACCAGGTTTTCTGGACCTGGATCTTTTTGATGGGTATGCTGATTCGCATTTCATCTGCTTTCCATACGAGACCCGCCGTACTGGTGTCTACGCCTGTGGTGGCGTTCGTAAAGCAGAGACTATGGAAGAGACCATTGATGATGCCACCGGTGCTGCACTGAAGGCTATTCAATGTATTGAGTCTGCTGATCGTGGTGTGGCGGTTCATCCGCGTTCCGGTGATCAGACCTATCCTGATTTCTTCTTCCAGCGTTGTACCCAGTGTAAGCGCTGTACAGAGGAATGCCCCTTTGGCGCTCTGGATGATGATGCCAAGGGAACCCCGTTGCCTAATCCGACCCGTTGTCGTCGTTGCGGTACCTGTATGGGTGCTTGCCCTGAGCGTATTATCGGTTTTGCAGATTACAACGTCGATATGATCGGCTCTATGGTTAAGTCCATCGAAGTTCCGGATGATGATGAGGATAAGCTCCGCATCGCAGTTTTTGTCTGCGAGAACGATGCGTACCCGGCAATCGATATGTCTGGTATGCGCCACAACAAGATGAATACTCTGGTCCGTTTCATTCCGGTCCGTTGTCTTGGTTCCGTGAACATGGTTTGGATCAAGGATGCCATGTCTTCCGGTATGGACGGTGTTCTGCTCCTCGGTTGTCGCTACGGCGATAACTACCAGTGTCATTTTGTCAAAGGCTCTGAAATCGCCAGTAAGCGTATGGAGAATATCGGTGAAACCCTGGGGACCCTGGGGCTTGAGCCGGAGCGTTGTGCTGCCGAGCAGGTAGCTATCTCCGACTACGATAAGATTCCTGAAATTATTGACGAGTTTGTTGAGTCGATTATTGAGATGGGGCCGAACCCGTTCAAGGGCTTCTAA